A segment of the Acidobacteriota bacterium genome:
CATGATCGCAGGGGAGTTGGACCGTTGAGCCAAGAAAGCCAGACATTCGAATTCAGCCCGGAGAACCTGCAGCGCTGCCAGGACTACCTCAAGCGTTATCCCACCAAGCAGGCAGCCATGCTTCCCGTCCTGCACGTGGCCCAGGAACAGAACGGTTTCGTCTCACAGGCGGTCGAGGAAGCGGTGGCTGAAGTGCTGGAAGTGCCTTCGGTGGAAGTCCACAAGGTGGTCACCTTCTACACCCTCTTCCACCGCCATCCGGTGGGCCGCCACCAGATCAGGCTGTGCACCAACGTGGCCTGCTGGTTGCGGGGTTCGGACTGCATCAGGCACCACCTTGAAGAGAAGCTGGGAGTGGGCAGCGGCGGCACCACCTCGGACGGCAAGATCACCTGGGAAGCCATCAGCGACTGCCTGGGAGCCTGCGAGGACGCCCCCATGATGCAGCTCGACAAAGACTATTACGACAAGCTGACTCCCGAGAAGGTCGACCAGATCCTGGAAAAGCACACGGCTTAGAAGGAAGCAGACATGCCCCTCCATACGCTCATCTCCAAAGACTTCTACAACGAGAAAGCGCGCGACTCCGACTGGTACAAAGAAAACCGCGACGGCTACCAGGGCGCCCTCAAGGCCTTTGACATGTCCCCGCAGGAGATCATCGACGAGGTCAAGACCTCCAACCTGAGAGGACTGGGAGGAGCCGGCTTCCCCACCGGAGTCAAGTGGGGTTTCGTGCCCAAGGACTCAGGCAAGCCGGTTTACCTGGCCGTCAATGCCGACGAGTCCGAGCCGGGGACCTTCAAAGACAAGTACATCATGACCTGGGATCCCCACCGGCTCATCGAAGGCATCATCATCACCTGCTGGGCCATCGACGCTCACGTCGCCTACATCTACATCCGGGGCGAGTACGTACGTCCTTACGAGCACCTGCAAAGGGCCATTGACCAGGCCTACCGAAGAGGCCTCCTGGGCGACAGGGTCATGGGCCGCGACTTCAAGCTGGACGTTTACATCCACCGCGGCGCCGGAGCCTACATCTGCGGCGAAGAGACCGGCCTGCTGGAATCGCTGGAAGGCAAGAAAGGCTGGCCCCGCCTCAAGCCTCCCTTCCCGGCCGTCAAAGGCGCCTTCGGAGCGCCCACCATTGTCAACAACGTCGAGACCATCGCACACGTCCCCGAGATCATCAAGCAGGGCGGACAGTGGTTCGCCGACCTGGGATGCGAGAAGAACGGCGGAACGCGCCTGATGTGCGTCTCGGGACACGTCAACAAACCCGACGTCTACGAAATCCGCCTGGGGACGCCCATGTACGAACTGATCTACGAACACGCCGGCGGCATTTTGGACGGCAAGAAGATGAAAGCCGTCATCCCGGGGGGCAGTTCGGCCAAGGTGCTGACGGCCGAAGAGGCTGACTGCGATTGTTCCATCGAAGCCTTGCAGGCCGCCGGGTCGATGCTGGGTTCAGGCGGCGTGATGGTCATGCATGAAGACACCTGCATGGTCAAGGCGTTGCAGGTCATCACTTCCTTCTACGCCCACGAGTCGTGCGGGCAGTGCACTCCTTGCCGGGAGGGCACGGGATGGCTGCTGACCACCCTCAACCGCCTCTTGAGCGGGGAAGGACGTCCCTCGGACATCGACACCATGCTCAGCCTCTCGGGCAACATGCAGGGGACCAGTATTTGCGCCCTCAGCGAGGCCGCCGCCTGGCCGGTGGAAAGCTTCATCCTCAAGTTCAGGGAAGAATTCGACTACATGGCGGCTCACGGACGCAGCATGGTGGCCGACGAAGAGTCCGCCCCCGCAGCCTAGCAGGCGCAGCCGGGCCGATGGCTGGAACCGACACATTGGAGACATCTATGGCGACACTTGAAATCGACGGACAGGAAGTCCAAGTCGAAGACGGCTCAACCATTATTGAGGCGACCGAAAAGCTGGGCATCTACGTCCCCCGCTACTGCTACCACCCGGGGATGTCGATCGCCGGAAGCTGCCGCATGTGCATGGTCGAAGTCGAGAACATACCCAAGCTGGCCATCGCCTGCTACACGCCGGTCAACGACGGCATGAAGGTCAGCACCAGCTCTGAAAAGGTGCTCAAAGGCCGCCGCGACATGCTGGAGTTCCTGCTCCACAACCACCCCCTCGACTGTCCCGTCTGCGATCAGTCGGGCGAGTGCGACCTGCAGAACTTCTACATGGAGCACGGGCGCTACCAGAGCCGTTTCCTCGAGAACAAGGTCAAGAAGCGCAAGGCCTTCCCCATCGGCCCCCATGTGGTGCTCGATCAGGAACGCTGCATCCTCTGCACCCGCTGCACCCGCTTCACCGACGAGGTCTCCGAAACCCATGAATTGGGCGTGTTCAACCGCGGCGACCGATCCGTCATCGACCTCAACCCCGGCAAGACGCTCGATAACCCCTACTCGGGCAACGTCATCGACATCTGCCCGGTGGGAGCGCTGACAGAACGGGAATTCCGCTTTCAATGCCGCGTCTGGTATCTCTCCAGCGAAGAGTCCATCTGCCCTGGCTGCTCCAACGGATGCAACATCAGCATCCACTACAACCAGCGGCGCGCCTACAAGGCCGGCGGACGGCGTCTGCAGCGCCTCAAGCCCCGTTATCATCCACAGGTCAACACCTGGTGGATGTGCGACGAGGGACGCTTCGGCTACGGCTTCGTCGACCGCCACCGCTTCGAATTCCCCATGCTGCGCCTGCAGGACGAGCTGCAGTACGCCGAATGGGAGGAAGCCCTGGACAAAGCAGCGGGAGTCCTCAAACAGGCCATCGATGAACACGGTCCTGAAAGCGTCGGCGTGATCGCATCGCCCCGGCTTTCGAACGAAGAGCTCTACCTGACCAAAAAGGTTTTCGGCCAAGGATTGGGAATCGAGAACATCGGATTCAAGAACCCCTGGGAGAAGGAAGGCTTCTGCGACGACTACCTGATCAAGGCCGACAAGAATCCCAACACCCGGGGAGCCGAGGAAATGGGCTTCAAGGGCGACGTCAAGCAGATCCTCGAGAAAGCCGCCTCGGGCGACATCAAGGTCCTCTACGTCTTCCTCCATGACTTGGCTTCGGAGGAGGCCCGGAAGCTGCTGGACCAAGCCGGTACGCTCATCTTCCACGGCAGCAACCGGAACAGCACCAGCCAAAGGGCCCAGGTCGTGCTGGCCTCTTCGGTGTGGGCCGAGAAAGACGGCACTTTCACCAACTTCGAGGGCCGCGTGCAGCGTTTTAAGGCCGCCTTGCAGCCGCTGGACGAGTCGCGTCGCGACATCGAAATCCTGCTGGACCTGGCTGCCCGGATGGGTCAGCAGTTGGTTTACAACAACGCCGGGGACCTCTTCATGGAATGGTTCGGGATGACCTATGAAGAGATGAACCCCCGAGGCGAGAACATCGAGAACAGGGACGGCGGGTCGATGCCGCCCCCCAGCGGCGGATCGGCGGGCCAACAGCCGTCCGCCAATTGAGGGAGCGCTGATGAGCTACGAATTCATGGCGATCGAGTTCGCCAAGGTGACGTTCCTCTTTTCCGTCATCATGGGCTTCGCCTCCATCCTGAGCTGGGTGGAGCGCAAGCAGAGCGCCCTGATGCAGGACCGCATCGGAGCCAACCGCGCCGACATCATGGGATTCCGCCTGCTGGGCCTCTTTCACATCCTGGCCGACGGACTGAAGGGATTCACCAAGCAGGACTTCATCCCGCCCAAGGCTCACAAGGTGCTCCATACCATCGCCCCCGGCCTGGGCTTCGTCTTCGCCATTATGGCCTTCGCGGCCATCCCCTTCGGCGGCATCTACGTCTTCGGGGACACGACCGTTTCGTTGCAGGTCTTCCCCATCAGCTCAGGACTGCTGATGGTCTTCGCCTTCATGAGCCTGGGCATCTATGGATTCGTGCTGGCGGGCTGGGCCTCCTACAACAACTACGCCACCCTGGGCGGTCTTCGCGCAAGTTCCCAGATGATCTCCTACGAGATCACCATGGGCGCCACCCTGATCGGAGCGCTGATAGTTTACGGCTCGGTGCAGTTGCAGGAAATCGTCCTCTACCAGGGCGAGCTGCTGTGGGGCTGGCTGCCCAAGTGGGGGCTGATCCTGCAGCCGCTGGGCTGCATCCTCTTCGTCACGGCGGCCCTGGCCGAAACCAAGCGCGTCCCCTTCGACGTCCCCGAGGGCGAATCCGAAATCGTGGGCTACTTCGTGGAATACTCGGGAATGAAGTTCCTGCTCTTCTTCATGACCGATTTCATCGAGACGGTGCTGGCGGCGGCGCTGACCACCACTCTCTTTTTGGGGGGATGGCAGGTCCCCTATCTGCTGGCCGACGGATTCCACTTTCCCTGGGGAGGGGAATGGCTGCTGCCGGTTTGGGCCGTCATGTCGCTGCAGGTGGGAGCTTTCATCTTCAAAGTGGCCGCCCTGTGCTTCTTTTTCATGCTCATTCGCTGGACGCTGCCCCGTTTCCGCTGGGATCAACTGATGAAGCTGGGCTGGACCATCATGCTGCCGCTCTCGATACTCAATACCGTGGTGACGGCCCTGGTGGTGCTGCTCATCGAAGGATAAAAGACGCTATGGCAATCAAGAGAATCGAAGCCCGAGAACTGACCTTCTGGGAACGCACCTACGTCCCCGAAGTCCTCAAAGGCGTGTGGATCACGGCGCGGCACTTCTTCCGCAATCTGTGGATCTTCACGGCCCAGCGCTTCGGATTGAAGAAAACAAGCCGCGGCGCCGAAACCTATCAGTATCCCGAGGAGCGGCGCCCGCTGGCTCCCCGGCTGCGCACCCTGCACCGCCTCACCAAGCGCGAGGACGGCGCTCCCCGCTGCGTGGCCTGCATGATGTGCGAGACGGTTTGCCCGGCCCGCTGCATCTTCATCACGGCCGGCGAACATCCCAATCCCCACATCGAGAAGTACCCCACCCGCTTCGACATCGACCTGGGTCTGTGCGTCTTCTGCGGCTACTGCGTGGAGGCTTGCCCTGAGGACGCCATCCGCATGGACACCGGCATTCTCGAGTTCTCGGCCTACAGCCGCGAAGAGATGGTGATGGACATGAAGAAGCTGCTGGCCCTTTCCGAGGCGCCTCCTCCCAACCCCCACCGCACTCCTCCCCCGGTCGAAGAGGCGCACTGATCGGAGGGACGGGAGGACCCTTTCCAGCCTCTCGGGCGGCCCTGGGAGGAGATGAGCAGCATCGCCTTTGCGGAAACACGAAAGATCCTTTATTATTTGGAGTCTTCGCCTTTCTCCCCTATTCGAAAATTCGATGCCGCATCAGGTTTTCTTTGACTTTTTGAACAATCTCGTATAAAAGTATGCACATCTTTTCGCCGAGTAGGGGCCGTTTCCCATCGGGGATGGTGAAAGCGCACTAGTAGACTGAGGGGCTATGAGCACGAGATCTGTTTCGACGTCCGCCAAGATTCCTGAATCCAAGCTGAAGAGACCGGAGCCGCCCGTTTCTAAGTTGGCCCTGGGCATACTGTTGCAGGCTTTGCGGGACGTCACAGCACCCAAGGAGAGCAGTCGGGAGGACTCCGAGGTCTGGCGCGATGATGCCGTGGAATGGTTCACCGCCTCGGGCAACGGACCGGGAAGCCTCAACTGGGTGTGCCAGATCCTGGAGATGAACCCGGGCGGATTCCGCCGCTGGCTGACCGACTACCATTCCAGCGAAGAGTTCCAGCGTCGCGAGTGGTCGAAGAAACTGACCCGCTTCCACATTCCTCACTAGAGAAGGCGCCTCTCCCATACCTGTTAAGATAGATCCATGAGCGTTGAGAAGAAGGATATTCTGCGCGTTCTGGAAGGGGTCCAAGATCCCGACCTGGGACGCGATATTGTTTCGCTGGGATTCGTCAAGAACGTGGCCCTTTGCGGCGGAGTGGCTTCGGTCACCATCGAACTGACGACTCCCGCCTGCCCCGTCAAAGACCAGATGCAGGCCCAAGCACAGGAATTGATCGAGGGGCTTGAGGGCATCGAGAAGGCCGAGGTGAAGATGACGGCCCAGGTGCGTTCCGGCAGCAGCCAGTCTTCGCCCTTGCTTCCCGAGGTCAAGAACATCATTCCTGTGGCCAGCGGCAAGGGCGGCGTGGGCAAATCGACCGTGGCGGCCAATCTGGCCTTGGCTCTGCATCAGTCGGGCGCCTCGGTGGGCCTGCTCGACGCCGACGTCTACGGCCCCAGCATCCCCACCATCATGGGAGCCAAAGAGAAGCCGGCAGCCACCGAAGACAACCGCATCATTCCCTCTAAGGCCCACGGCATCAAAGTGCTCTCTATGGGCTTTTTCCTGCCCGAGAACAAGGCGGTGATCTGGCGCGGCCCCATGCTCGACAAGACCGTCACCCAGTTCATGGGAGGCGTTGAATGGGGCGCCCTCGACTATCTGGTCATCGACCTGCCTCCGGGAACCGGCGACGTCCAGTTGAGTCTCTGCCAGAAGGTCCCTCTGACGGGGGCCGTGGTGGTTTCCACACCCCAGGACGTGGCGCTCAACGTGGCTCAGAAGGCGATTTTCATGTTCCAGCAGCTCAATACTCCGGTACTGGGCATCGTCGAGAACATGACCGGCGACATCTTCGGACGCGGCGGCGCCCAGCGCTTCGGGGAGGGCCTCGACATCCCCTACCTGGGAGACATTCCACTCTCGGCCAAGATCCGTCAGCGTTCCGACACCGGTGAGCCGGTGGTGGTCTCGGAGCCGGACTCCGAAGAGGCCGCGGCCTTCCGCAAGGTGGCCGAGAATCTGGCCGCCCAAGTGAGCATCAAGGCCATGTCGGGAGAACTTGAGCAGGACATCAAGGTGTCGTTCTAAAGCGGCCGATGAGCGAAGAGAGCCATCCCATACCCAGAGAGATCGGACGGTCAGGGGAGCACGACCTGAAGATCGAGTGGCGCGACGGGCATGTCAGCGAACTGCCGGCCCGCTTGTTGCGTCAGAAATGTCCATGCGCCATGTGCGTGGACGAGATGACGGGACGCCGCACCCTCGATCCCGACTCGGTGGCCGAGGACGTCCACCCGCTGGGCATCGAGTTGGTGGGCCGCTATGCCATCCGCATCCGCTGGAGCGACGGCCACTCCAGCGGCATCTACACCTTCCGGCTCCTGCACCAGCTCGCGCCCCCGGGCAACGACGACGACGAGAACGACACGGGCTAACTGCCGAGCCCAAGACCCCCGAAGAGGAGAAAAGAGGTCTCGCCCCTCCTCGCTCTGCGCGGGCCGTCGGGAAGAGGGATACTGCTCGTTCATGACCGCCAAGCAACGAAGCCTGCAAAGGCGCTTCTGGACGCTGACCGGGCTCAACATCCTCTCCAACATCACTGTGCCGCTGGTCGGCCTGGTCGACACGGCCATGCTGGGACACCTCGATCACATCCGTTTCCTGGCGGGCGTGGCCTTGGCTTCGGTCATCTTCGACTATGTCTACTGGTCGTTCGGCTTTCTGCGCATGGCCACCACCGGCACCACGGCCCAGGCTGTGGGACGCGGGGACGAGCGCCAAGTCTATTTGACGCTCTACCGTTCCTTGGCCTTGGCCCTGGGAATCGGCGTCACCCTTCTCGTCTTGCAGCAGGCCATCAGCGCGCTGGGGTTCGCCCTGCTGTCCGGCCAACCCGGGGTGGAGGCCGCCGGACGCGACTATTTCCGCGCCCGCATCTGGGGTGCTCCGGCCACCCTCTCCACCTTCGCCCTGCTGGGATGGTTCCTGGGGCGCGAGGAGGCCGGCAAGGCCTTGACCATCAACCTCATCGGCAACCTTGCCAACGTGCTGCTCAACTACCTCTTCATCATCCGCTGGGGATGGGCCGCCTTCGGCGCCGGCGCCGCCACCATGGCCTCCAGCTACCTGATGGCCGGCGTGGGACTGGTTTTGCTCTTGCGGCTGCGTCCTCAGCGGGTGGTCCGGGGCGAGGTCCTCGATTGGAAAGGCCTTTCGGCGCTGCTGCGGCTCAACGGAGACATCCTGCTGCGGACGCTGGGACTGATCACCGCCTTCGGACTCTTCGCCAACTTTTCAGCCAAACTGGGAACCTCGTTTCTGGCGGCCAACACCATCTTGCTGCGTTTCCTGAGCTTCGCCGCCTTCGCCATCGACGGAGTGGCCTTCGCCAGCGAGTCGCTGGCCGGCATCCTGCAGGGAGGAAGTGACCGCAGCGGACTGCAGCGACTGGTGCGCCTTTCGCTGCTTTCTTCGCTGGCCATGGCGGTGGGCTTCATCCTGCTGCTGCTGGCGGCCGACGGGGCGCTGATCGGGTTGATCACCTCGCATCAGGACATCGTGGGGCTGGCCCTCGACTACCGCTGGGGACTCTTCCTCACCGTCCTGCTGGGGTCGCTGGCCTACGCCTACGACGGCCTCTTCCTGGGACTGACCGCTGGTCGGCTCTTGCGCAATTCGATGCTGATCGCCACCTTCCTGGTCTTTCTGCCCCTCTCCCTGCTGGCCGTGGCCCGACAGAGCAACACCCTGCTGTGGACGGGGCTGATCGCCTTCATGCTGGCCCGCAGCACCCTGCTGGGCTGGTTCGGGCGTCCTCTGCTGCGGGTTTAGATCGCGACCGGCATCCAGCCTTTAAACATCGCTGTGCCCATCGCCGCAAGGATGCGCCTCCCACCAGGCCTGTACCAAGCCGCCTGGCTGGTTGGGAGGAGGAGTCTGGCGGCAAGGCACCCCCAAGCCACCGGCCTTCTGCTGCGGTTCAGATCGCGACCGGCATCCAGCCTTTAAACATCGCTGTGCCCATCGCCGCGGGGACGCGCCTCCCACCAGGCCTGTACCAAGCCGCCTGGCTGGTTGCAAGGAGGAGTCTGGTGGCAAGGCATGCCTGTACCCAGCCGCCTGACTGGTTGGGAGGAGGAGTCTGGCGGCAAGGCATCCCCAAGCCACAAGCCTCCCACTGAGCTGCGGCAAGGCGGGTGGGTGGAGGCTGGTGGGAGGCGCATCCTTGCGGCGATGGGCACAACGGTCACGAGCAGCGGTTGGCCTATCGCCCCCTGGACGCCTCTCCAACGAGTCTCACCCGGGTCCCCTGAGGCGCTCGAATCAGCCAGCCGGCTGCAAAGGAACCTGCCGGACCGCCCTCTTCCACCTGAAATCCCGCCCCGCCCAGGCGCCCCATGCTCTTGGAGACTCGGCGTCGCTCTTATGAAAAGCCGGGCGCTACCGCAGCGGACGCGAACAGCTCTCGCGCACCGAGAACGCCACCGTCAAGGCCCTCACCCACCTGGGCTGGGTGCAACTCGAGAGCGGACGCTGGACCGCACAGTTGGCCGTAAACGTCATACCCAAGGGGAGGCTGGGCAAGGTCTACATGAGCCTCATCGGCCCCTTCCGCCATGGAATCGTCTATCCCGCCCTGATGCGCACCATTCAGCGCCGCTGGCAGGAGGACTCAGGGCCTCAAGCCCCCTCATAGGCTTTTCGCAGCCAGCCTTCGACTTCTTTGTCGACCTCGCCCGCATCGCCGAGGCGGACGCGGTGGCTGACCATGGCATTGAAGCTGCCCGAGGCTTCCAGGCGTCCCTCGGGAGCGGCGCCGGGCAAGTTGATACCCAGGTCGACGCGGGTCTTGGTCGACGCCTGGACGAGTCCGAATTGCTTGCTGCGGCGCAGGCTGACATAGCTCTTCTTGGGAGAAATCTCCACGTCGTCTCCGAAGGACTCGACCTTTGACACGATGGCCTGGTAGATGGGCCGCAGTTGCTCTTTGGGCCCCGCGTATTGCTGTTCGACCAGCTCTTCGCCGCTGGGCTCGTCGCCTTTAAGGGTCTTGTGGGCCACCAGCGAAGCGAATCCGTGAGTCATGCCGTGTTCGCTCTTGAGGAAATTGACGATTTGCCCGTGCTTCTCCAGTCCTGCGCTCTGGGTGATCTCGAGCCACTGAGACAGGGACTTGCCGGTTTTCTCTTTCAAGTTGTTGATCATGGCCTGGGCCATCTCTTCAGGCGATTGGGGCACTCTCTCCTCCTTTTTCATTGCTGGCCGAGTGATTCGGCTATGGCGGCGCCTGCTGCTCCTAAAGGCGAGGCGGCGATCAATTCTAGATAATCGGGGCGTTGAAATAAAGGCCTGAAGGCGGGACTGCCGGCCCAGCGCAAAAAACTGGGCGAGCGTTCGAGGTGGGCCTTGGTGAGCTGCTGCAGGGCAAAGTCCCGGCCACCGGCGTGGATGGCGGCCTCGGCCAGACGGCCCGGTGAAGAGATCTCGCCGAAGACGCTCATCTCCAGCAAGCGGTCTCGATCGGCAGGGAGTGACGACACCGGCCCTCTGGACTCCACCGAGAGCAAATGAAAGCGCCAGCGTAGGAGGCGTTCCAGAGCCTCCTCGGGACTGGAGGCCTCTTCGATCCGCCGCAGCGTCTCCGCTCCCGGATTCGAGGTCGGCAACCATTGCGTCAAGGTGCGCAAGGCGCCCTCGCTATCGCCTCGGGCGAGATAAGCCCCTACCAGGCAATCGACAGCCGGGCTGACCTCCGAAACCCTGCTGCACAGCTCAATGGCCCGCTGCGCGTCGCCGCTGCGCAAATAGACCATTCCCGCAACCCGGTACGATCTGAGCGCTGAAGGATCGAGGTCTAGGGCCAGTTGGGCGTGTCGCCGGGCCGCCTCAAAGCGTCCCAAGATAGCCGAGTACAGGGCCACGGCCTGTTGCACCTCCTTAAGTCCCTGCCCCAGTTGCAGCGCCCGCGCGAAGTGCTCATCGGCCAGTTCCGTATCCCACTGGTGGTAGAAGGCTATTTCGGCCCTGAGCAGATGAGCTTCGGGCGCCTCGGGCAAGAGATTCATCGCCTGCTCGAGCCGTTGCAATGCCAGTTCACGAAGCGGACCCGACTCTTCCGCGGTCAGCCAGGTGGCTTGGGCCCAGTGAAGGCGGGCG
Coding sequences within it:
- the nuoE gene encoding NADH-quinone oxidoreductase subunit NuoE; this translates as MSQESQTFEFSPENLQRCQDYLKRYPTKQAAMLPVLHVAQEQNGFVSQAVEEAVAEVLEVPSVEVHKVVTFYTLFHRHPVGRHQIRLCTNVACWLRGSDCIRHHLEEKLGVGSGGTTSDGKITWEAISDCLGACEDAPMMQLDKDYYDKLTPEKVDQILEKHTA
- the nuoF gene encoding NADH-quinone oxidoreductase subunit NuoF, which encodes MPLHTLISKDFYNEKARDSDWYKENRDGYQGALKAFDMSPQEIIDEVKTSNLRGLGGAGFPTGVKWGFVPKDSGKPVYLAVNADESEPGTFKDKYIMTWDPHRLIEGIIITCWAIDAHVAYIYIRGEYVRPYEHLQRAIDQAYRRGLLGDRVMGRDFKLDVYIHRGAGAYICGEETGLLESLEGKKGWPRLKPPFPAVKGAFGAPTIVNNVETIAHVPEIIKQGGQWFADLGCEKNGGTRLMCVSGHVNKPDVYEIRLGTPMYELIYEHAGGILDGKKMKAVIPGGSSAKVLTAEEADCDCSIEALQAAGSMLGSGGVMVMHEDTCMVKALQVITSFYAHESCGQCTPCREGTGWLLTTLNRLLSGEGRPSDIDTMLSLSGNMQGTSICALSEAAAWPVESFILKFREEFDYMAAHGRSMVADEESAPAA
- a CDS encoding molybdopterin-dependent oxidoreductase; this encodes MATLEIDGQEVQVEDGSTIIEATEKLGIYVPRYCYHPGMSIAGSCRMCMVEVENIPKLAIACYTPVNDGMKVSTSSEKVLKGRRDMLEFLLHNHPLDCPVCDQSGECDLQNFYMEHGRYQSRFLENKVKKRKAFPIGPHVVLDQERCILCTRCTRFTDEVSETHELGVFNRGDRSVIDLNPGKTLDNPYSGNVIDICPVGALTEREFRFQCRVWYLSSEESICPGCSNGCNISIHYNQRRAYKAGGRRLQRLKPRYHPQVNTWWMCDEGRFGYGFVDRHRFEFPMLRLQDELQYAEWEEALDKAAGVLKQAIDEHGPESVGVIASPRLSNEELYLTKKVFGQGLGIENIGFKNPWEKEGFCDDYLIKADKNPNTRGAEEMGFKGDVKQILEKAASGDIKVLYVFLHDLASEEARKLLDQAGTLIFHGSNRNSTSQRAQVVLASSVWAEKDGTFTNFEGRVQRFKAALQPLDESRRDIEILLDLAARMGQQLVYNNAGDLFMEWFGMTYEEMNPRGENIENRDGGSMPPPSGGSAGQQPSAN
- a CDS encoding complex I subunit 1 family protein; translation: MSYEFMAIEFAKVTFLFSVIMGFASILSWVERKQSALMQDRIGANRADIMGFRLLGLFHILADGLKGFTKQDFIPPKAHKVLHTIAPGLGFVFAIMAFAAIPFGGIYVFGDTTVSLQVFPISSGLLMVFAFMSLGIYGFVLAGWASYNNYATLGGLRASSQMISYEITMGATLIGALIVYGSVQLQEIVLYQGELLWGWLPKWGLILQPLGCILFVTAALAETKRVPFDVPEGESEIVGYFVEYSGMKFLLFFMTDFIETVLAAALTTTLFLGGWQVPYLLADGFHFPWGGEWLLPVWAVMSLQVGAFIFKVAALCFFFMLIRWTLPRFRWDQLMKLGWTIMLPLSILNTVVTALVVLLIEG
- a CDS encoding NADH-quinone oxidoreductase subunit I → MAIKRIEARELTFWERTYVPEVLKGVWITARHFFRNLWIFTAQRFGLKKTSRGAETYQYPEERRPLAPRLRTLHRLTKREDGAPRCVACMMCETVCPARCIFITAGEHPNPHIEKYPTRFDIDLGLCVFCGYCVEACPEDAIRMDTGILEFSAYSREEMVMDMKKLLALSEAPPPNPHRTPPPVEEAH
- a CDS encoding Mrp/NBP35 family ATP-binding protein; protein product: MSVEKKDILRVLEGVQDPDLGRDIVSLGFVKNVALCGGVASVTIELTTPACPVKDQMQAQAQELIEGLEGIEKAEVKMTAQVRSGSSQSSPLLPEVKNIIPVASGKGGVGKSTVAANLALALHQSGASVGLLDADVYGPSIPTIMGAKEKPAATEDNRIIPSKAHGIKVLSMGFFLPENKAVIWRGPMLDKTVTQFMGGVEWGALDYLVIDLPPGTGDVQLSLCQKVPLTGAVVVSTPQDVALNVAQKAIFMFQQLNTPVLGIVENMTGDIFGRGGAQRFGEGLDIPYLGDIPLSAKIRQRSDTGEPVVVSEPDSEEAAAFRKVAENLAAQVSIKAMSGELEQDIKVSF
- a CDS encoding DUF971 domain-containing protein, producing MSEESHPIPREIGRSGEHDLKIEWRDGHVSELPARLLRQKCPCAMCVDEMTGRRTLDPDSVAEDVHPLGIELVGRYAIRIRWSDGHSSGIYTFRLLHQLAPPGNDDDENDTG
- a CDS encoding MATE family efflux transporter; this encodes MTAKQRSLQRRFWTLTGLNILSNITVPLVGLVDTAMLGHLDHIRFLAGVALASVIFDYVYWSFGFLRMATTGTTAQAVGRGDERQVYLTLYRSLALALGIGVTLLVLQQAISALGFALLSGQPGVEAAGRDYFRARIWGAPATLSTFALLGWFLGREEAGKALTINLIGNLANVLLNYLFIIRWGWAAFGAGAATMASSYLMAGVGLVLLLRLRPQRVVRGEVLDWKGLSALLRLNGDILLRTLGLITAFGLFANFSAKLGTSFLAANTILLRFLSFAAFAIDGVAFASESLAGILQGGSDRSGLQRLVRLSLLSSLAMAVGFILLLLAADGALIGLITSHQDIVGLALDYRWGLFLTVLLGSLAYAYDGLFLGLTAGRLLRNSMLIATFLVFLPLSLLAVARQSNTLLWTGLIAFMLARSTLLGWFGRPLLRV
- a CDS encoding DUF4287 domain-containing protein; this translates as MPQSPEEMAQAMINNLKEKTGKSLSQWLEITQSAGLEKHGQIVNFLKSEHGMTHGFASLVAHKTLKGDEPSGEELVEQQYAGPKEQLRPIYQAIVSKVESFGDDVEISPKKSYVSLRRSKQFGLVQASTKTRVDLGINLPGAAPEGRLEASGSFNAMVSHRVRLGDAGEVDKEVEGWLRKAYEGA
- a CDS encoding winged helix-turn-helix domain-containing protein, with the translated sequence MEREDGSGTVRFGAFRFDLDTLELRRRDRPLRLQRQPAKMLAFLLQRPGRLATREELADHLWGETHVDSDQGLNNAVRHLRSVLGDNAESPVYIETVPRMGYRFIAPLERVGQHTSGAPEAGVDSPPPRAQTNIWRWVGGMLLLAFPAVVWWMLQERSADTSPQAHPAYQEAMSLLSSQIWKDRKASLDAFQRTVELAPDFAPARLHWAQATWLTAEESGPLRELALQRLEQAMNLLPEAPEAHLLRAEIAFYHQWDTELADEHFARALQLGQGLKEVQQAVALYSAILGRFEAARRHAQLALDLDPSALRSYRVAGMVYLRSGDAQRAIELCSRVSEVSPAVDCLVGAYLARGDSEGALRTLTQWLPTSNPGAETLRRIEEASSPEEALERLLRWRFHLLSVESRGPVSSLPADRDRLLEMSVFGEISSPGRLAEAAIHAGGRDFALQQLTKAHLERSPSFLRWAGSPAFRPLFQRPDYLELIAASPLGAAGAAIAESLGQQ